One region of Patescibacteria group bacterium genomic DNA includes:
- a CDS encoding signal peptidase I, with amino-acid sequence MKKNLKTKIIILEILIIFILLIPVIFNNYQFFYLIVSDSMNPVIYKNDIVLVKNNNISDYKNKIIAFYDPTRSVIIVHRVMGKEFGYFITKGDNSTFVDEYRVSEENIVGEVVFALKTSGIFK; translated from the coding sequence ATGAAAAAGAATCTAAAAACAAAAATAATTATTTTAGAAATATTGATAATATTTATTTTGTTAATTCCTGTAATTTTCAATAATTATCAGTTTTTTTATTTAATAGTATCTGATTCAATGAATCCGGTTATTTATAAAAATGACATTGTTTTAGTTAAAAATAACAATATTAGTGACTACAAGAATAAGATTATTGCTTTTTATGACCCAACGAGGTCAGTGATTATTGTTCATAGGGTGATGGGGAAAGAATTCGGATATTTTATAACAAAAGGTGATAATTCAACTTTTGTGGATGAATATAGAGTATCGGAGGAGAATATTGTTGGAGAAGTTGTTTTTGCTTTGAAGACATCTGGGATATTTAAATAA